One region of Triticum aestivum cultivar Chinese Spring chromosome 6B, IWGSC CS RefSeq v2.1, whole genome shotgun sequence genomic DNA includes:
- the LOC123138181 gene encoding ATP-dependent RNA helicase DEAH13 isoform X3 produces MEKEDSNALILPCKRKNKAQGKGKDGNKNKTKEDAKMSKTRLKKLQKLEEDKQKKALQAQSIGTLQKHRIADEAYSLLHTSGSIGQAATMKEKRRRAMQLCKAGLDVPEELSLFKKNSDQKGVPVPENTEDVPEACPVKLVQSTKLYHPGSERKNHESDAVKPNMGIGVSILDQKTEETNADVDNSAHQSIPKQKTEKTNDDDDILVHPTVRSSVPSCSGVEIDIQDKEPQQGEAAVQECFSSPIVVHVSRPHEVEKARRDLPIIMMEQEIMEAIYENSVVILCGETGCGKTTQVPQFLYEAGFGTSNRADRKGMIGITQPRRVAVLATSKRVSYELGLKLGKEVGFQVRHDKQVGNKCSIKFMTDGILLREVQSDFLLKHYSVIILDEAHERSLNTDILIGMLSRVIKARKFVYADQQKQIRSGMKIDPADMVSQLKVVLMSATLQLKDFISNRRLFDVIPPAVEVPTRQFPVTVHFAKRTHDDYLAQAYKKVLSIHKSLPPGGILVFVTGQREVDYLCKKLQRASKRQIGKKSEMVGDEYGSRPEVEEKEIFEAYDIDRTEPEHQDGIFSSYGEDETDDELNVASSDAETESEMDTDSDEEDSVAHETAEDGPVLSFLKGAESSSVLKASFKAISGQPETAEEASNATIAEKSGPSASRARLRVLPLYAMLPASQQLRVFHDIPEGERLVVVATNVAETSLTIPGITYVVDTGKEKVKNYDHATGMASYEVQWISKASASQRAGRAGRTGPGHCYRLYSGAAYSKDDLFPDFTEPEIKKMPVEGIVLMLKSMNIVKVENFPFPTPPNKESLVEAQHCLKILEAVDNQEKLTSMGKAMAQYPMSPRHSRLLLTIIKMLKSQEGCARSNLILGYATAAASALSYTNPFQVQGNTDRETNEDGPDPEHKDRHERKSQKKLKAMVREARKDFSIPSSDALTISHALRSFECSKNRVEFCRDYSLHLKTMEEMSKLRKQLLRLIFNYSKFCDEFAWNFGGSQDVEQAWGSETNKKPMLNEEEILGQGICAGWADRVAKKINTFSGLSKEDRKVRAARYQSCALNDIIYLNRSSSVAQIPPDYVVYSELLNTKRSYMYGVTSVKPGWLLKYASSLCTFSAPLEDPKPYYEPQNDQVYCYVSPIFCRHNWQLPLHSLPIKDATRRVQIFAWALLKGDVLPCLRVVQKFLALSPSVVLGPASQRRVGDLLSRMSKKTIYSRAALRDAWNTDPDFLYPEIQAWIQDKYQSQLGEIWEQMHREVCLEGRELFPKRFKKVKG; encoded by the exons ATGGAGAAGGAGGATAGCAACGCGCTGATCTTGCCCTGCAAGAGGAAGAACAAAGCCCAAGGGAAAGGCAAG GATGgcaacaagaacaagaccaaggaAGATGCTAAGATGAGCAAGACTCGGCTTAAAAAGCTGCAGAAATTGGAG GAGGACAAACAAAAGAAGGCGCTGCAAGCTCAAAGCATCGGGACTTTGCA GAAGCACAGGATCGCTGATGAGGCATACTCACTGCTGCACACTTCGGGGTCTATTGGTCAA GCTGCGACTATGAAAGAAAAACGTAGGCGTGCCATGCAGTTGTGCAAGGCTGGTTTAGATGTCCCTGAAGAACTTTCGCTATTCAAGAAAAACTCTGATCAGAAAGGAGTTCCAGTTCCTGAAAACACTGAAGATGTGCCGGAAGCTTGCCCAGTGAAGTTAGTTCAGAGCACAAAACTTTATCATCCTGGTAGTGAACGAAAGAATCATGAGAGTGATGCAGTGAAGCCTAACATGGGTATTGGTGTGAGCATTCTGGATCAAAAAACTGAAGAGACTAATGCTGATGTTGACAATTCAGCACATCAGAGCATTccaaaacaaaaaactgaaaagactaatgatgatgatgacatTTTGGTACATCCGACAGTTCGTTCATCTGTGCCAAGTTGCTCTGGTGTAGAGATTGATATCCAG GATAAAGAGCCACAACAAGGTGAAGCCGCTGTACAGGAGTGCTTCAGTTCTCCCATTGTTGTGCATGTGTCAAGACCACATGAGGTTGAGAAGGCGAGGAGGGATCTCCCAATAATAATGATGGAGCAGGAAATAATGGAAGCTATCTATGAAAATTCAGTGGTAATTCTGTGCGGAGAAACGGGCTGTGGTAAAACTACTCAGGTCCCTCAG TTCTTATATGAAGCCGGCTTTGGCACAAGCAATCGAGCTGATAGAAAAGGGATGATTGGTATCACCCAGCCACGGCGTGTTGCTGTTCTTGCCACATCCAAGAGGGTATCTTATGAGTTAGGACTGAAGCTAGGAAAGGAGGTTGGTTTTCAAGTTAGACATGACAAGCAGGTGGGAAATAAATGCTCCATCAAGTTCATGACAGATGGCATTTTGCTACGAGAGGTCCAG AGTGACTTTCTGTTGAAGCACTATTCGGTGATCATCTTGGACGAGGCACATGAAAGGAGTTTGAACACAGATATACTTATTGGGATGCTTTCTAGAGTTATAAAGGCACGCAAG TTTGTGTATGCAGACCAACAGAAACAAATACGCTCTGGGATGAAGATTGATCCGGCAGATATGGTTAGTCAGTTGAAAGTGGTCCTGATGAGTGCTACCTTGCAATTAAAAGACTTTATTTCAAACAGAAGATTGTTTGATGTGATTCCACCAGCTGTAGAGGTGCCAACACGACAATTTCCAGTAACAGTTCACTTCGCAAAGAGGACACATGATGATTATTTAGCGCAAGCTTATAAGAAAGTTCTGTCGATCCACAAGAGTCTACCACCAGGAGGAATCCTTGTATTTGTTACTGGACAACGAGAAGTGGATTATTTATGTAAGAAATTGCAAAGAGCATCGAAGCGGCAAATTGGTAAGAAGTCTGAAATGGTTGGAGACGAGTATGGTTCAAGACCAGAAGTAGAAGAGAAGGAAATTTTTGAAGCATATGATATTGATAGAACTGAACCTGAGCACCAAGACGGCATATTTTCCTCATATGGTGAAGATGAAACGGATGATGAGCTAAATGTTGCTTCTTCTGATGCTGAAACAGAGAGTGAGATGGATACTGACAGTGATGAGGAGGATTCTGTTGCACATGAAACCGCAGAAGATGGACCAGTGTTATCATTTTTAAAAGGTGCTGAGAGTTCATCTGTACTGAAGGCATCCTTTAAAGCTATATCAGGACAACCAGAAACTGCTGAGGAAGCGAGCAATGCTACAATTGCAGAAAAGTCAGGTCCTTCTGCTTCGCGTGCTAGGCTCCGTGTTTTACCACTTTATGCAATGCTACCAGCTTCGCAGCAGCTTAGAGTATTCCACGATATTCCTGAAGGGGAAAGATTAGTTGTTGTGGCAACTAATGTTGCAGAAACATCTTTAACAATTCCTGGCATAACATATGTGGTCGATACTGGAAAAGAAAAGGTTAAGAACTATGACCATGCTACTGGGATGGCAAGTTATGAAGTACAGTGGATAAGCAAGGCATCAGCATCCCAACGTGCTGGGAGAGCTGGAAGAACTGGGCCTGGGCACTGTTACCGTCTCTACTCAGGTGCAGCATACAGTAAAGATGATTTATTTCCTGATTTCACTGAGCCGGAGATCAAGAAAATGCCAGTTGAAGGCATTGTGCTTATGCTCAAGTCTATGAATATTGTTAAG GTTGAAAACTTTCCTTTCCCTACGCCTCCTAACAAGGAAAGTTTGGTTGAAGCTCAGCATTGCTTGAAGATATTGGAAGCAGTTGACAACCAAGAAAAACTTACATCAATGGGAAAGGCTATGGCGCAATACCCAATGAGCCCACGACATTCTCGTCTTCTTCTGACAATAATTAAAATGTTGAAGAGTCAGGAAGGATGTGCTAGATCTAACCTCATATTGGGATATGCAACTGCTGCTGCATCAGCTTTAAGTTATACCAATCCTTTTCAAGTTCAGGGCAACACTGATAGAGAAACAAATGAAGATGGCCCTGATCCAGAACATAAGGATCGACATGAAAGGAAGAGTCAGAAGAAGCTCAAAGCCATGGTTCGAGAAGCACGGAAAGATTTTTCCATCCCTAGCAGTGATGCTTTAACCATTTCCCATGCTTTACGGTCATTTGAGTGTTCTAAAAACCGAGTTGAGTTCTGCAGAGACTACTCGCTTCACCTGAAAACAATGGAAGAGATGTCAAAATTGAGAAAGCAGCTTCTTCGATTAATATTTAACTATAGCAAATTTTGTGATGAATTTGCTTGGAATTTTGGAGGCTCTCAGGATGTTGAACAGGCCTGGGGGAGTGAAACCAACAAAAAGCCAATGCTGAATGAAGAGGAAATTCTGGGGCAAGGAATATGTGCTGGGTGGGCTGATAGGGTTGCAAAGAAGATCAACACTTTCTCTGGATTGTCAAAAGAGGATCGAAAGGTTCGAGCTGCACGTTATCAATCTTGCGCTCTCAATGATATAATATATCTAAACCGATCATCTTCTGTTGCCCAAATTCCACCAGACTATGTAGTTTACTCCGAACTACTAAATACAAAGAGATCATACATGTATGGTGTGACCAGTGTAAAGCCAGGATGGCTTTTGAAATATGCTAGTTCTCTCTGCACCTTCTCAGCACCGCTGGAGGATCCAAAGCCCTACTATGAGCCTCAGAATGACCAGGTCTACTGTTATGTCAGTCCCATCTTTTGTCGACATAATTGGCAGCTTCCACTGCACAGTTTACCCATCAAAGATGCCACCCGTCGGGTGCAGATATTTGCATGGGCTTTGCTTAAAGGGGATGTCTTGCCATGTCTAAGGGTGGTTCAAAAGTTCCTGGCTCTGTCACCATCTGTTGTCCTGGGGCCTGCCAGCCAAAGAAGAGTTGGAGATCTTCTTAGCAGGATGAGTAAAAAGACAATATATAGCCGGGCAGCATTAAGAGATGCATGGAATACTGACCCAGATTTTCTTTATCCCGAGATTCAGGCGTGGATCCAGGATAAATATCAGAGCCAGCTTGGAGAAATATGGGAACAAATGCACCGAGAAGTTTGCCTCGAGGGGCGCGAACTTTTCCCGAAGAGGTTCAAGAAAGTTAAAGGGTAA
- the LOC123138181 gene encoding ATP-dependent RNA helicase DEAH13 isoform X2 — translation MEKEDSNALILPCKRKNKAQGKGKDGNKNKTKEDAKMSKTQLKKLQKLEEDKQKKALQAQSIGTLQKHRIADEAYSLLHTSGSIGQAATMKEKRRRAMQLCKAGLDVPEELSLFKKNSDQKGVPVPENTEDVPEACPVKLVQSTKLYHPGSERKNHESDAVKPNMGIGVSILDQKTEETNADVDNSAHQSIPKQKTEKTNDDDDILVHPTVRSSVPSCSGVEIDIQDKEPQQGEAAVQECFSSPIVVHVSRPHEVEKARRDLPIIMMEQEIMEAIYENSVVILCGETGCGKTTQVPQFLYEAGFGTSNRADRKGMIGITQPRRVAVLATSKRVSYELGLKLGKEVGFQVRHDKQVGNKCSIKFMTDGILLREVQSDFLLKHYSVIILDEAHERSLNTDILIGMLSRVIKARKFVYADQQKQIRSGMKIDPADMVSQLKVVLMSATLQLKDFISNRRLFDVIPPAVEVPTRQFPVTVHFAKRTHDDYLAQAYKKVLSIHKSLPPGGILVFVTGQREVDYLCKKLQRASKRQIGKKSEMVGDEYGSRPEVEEKEIFEAYDIDRTEPEHQDGIFSSYGEDETDDELNVASSDAETESEMDTDSDEEDSVAHETAEDGPVLSFLKGAESSSVLKASFKAISGQPETAEEASNATIAEKSGPSASRARLRVLPLYAMLPASQQLRVFHDIPEGERLVVVATNVAETSLTIPGITYVVDTGKEKVKNYDHATGMASYEVQWISKASASQRAGRAGRTGPGHCYRLYSGAAYSKDDLFPDFTEPEIKKMPVEGIVLMLKSMNIVKVENFPFPTPPNKESLVEAQHCLKILEAVDNQEKLTSMGKAMAQYPMSPRHSRLLLTIIKMLKSQEGCARSNLILGYATAAASALSYTNPFQVQGNTDRETNEDGPDPEHKDRHERKSQKKLKAMVREARKDFSIPSSDALTISHALRSFECSKNRVEFCRDYSLHLKTMEEMSKLRKQLLRLIFNYSKFCDEFAWNFGGSQDVEQAWGSETNKKPMLNEEEILGQGICAGWADRVAKKINTFSGLSKEDRKVRAARYQSCALNDIIYLNRSSSVAQIPPDYVVYSELLNTKRSYMYGVTSVKPGWLLKYASSLCTFSAPLEDPKPYYEPQNDQVYCYVSPIFCRHNWQLPLHSLPIKDATRRVQIFAWALLKGDVLPCLRVVQKFLALSPSVVLGPASQRRVGDLLSRMSKKTIYSRAALRDAWNTDPDFLYPEIQAWIQDKYQSQLGEIWEQMHREVCLEGRELFPKRFKKVKG, via the exons ATGGAGAAGGAGGATAGCAACGCGCTGATCTTGCCCTGCAAGAGGAAGAACAAAGCCCAAGGGAAAGGCAAG GATGgcaacaagaacaagaccaaggaAGATGCTAAGATGAGCAAGACTCAGCTCAAAAAGCTGCAGAAATTGGAG GAGGACAAACAAAAGAAGGCGCTGCAAGCTCAAAGCATCGGGACTTTGCA GAAGCACAGGATCGCTGATGAGGCATACTCACTGCTGCACACTTCGGGGTCTATTGGTCAA GCTGCGACTATGAAAGAAAAACGTAGGCGTGCCATGCAGTTGTGCAAGGCTGGTTTAGATGTCCCTGAAGAACTTTCGCTATTCAAGAAAAACTCTGATCAGAAAGGAGTTCCAGTTCCTGAAAACACTGAAGATGTGCCGGAAGCTTGCCCAGTGAAGTTAGTTCAGAGCACAAAACTTTATCATCCTGGTAGTGAACGAAAGAATCATGAGAGTGATGCAGTGAAGCCTAACATGGGTATTGGTGTGAGCATTCTGGATCAAAAAACTGAAGAGACTAATGCTGATGTTGACAATTCAGCACATCAGAGCATTccaaaacaaaaaactgaaaagactaatgatgatgatgacatTTTGGTACATCCGACAGTTCGTTCATCTGTGCCAAGTTGCTCTGGTGTAGAGATTGATATCCAG GATAAAGAGCCACAACAAGGTGAAGCCGCTGTACAGGAGTGCTTCAGTTCTCCCATTGTTGTGCATGTGTCAAGACCACATGAGGTTGAGAAGGCGAGGAGGGATCTCCCAATAATAATGATGGAGCAGGAAATAATGGAAGCTATCTATGAAAATTCAGTGGTAATTCTGTGCGGAGAAACGGGCTGTGGTAAAACTACTCAGGTCCCTCAG TTCTTATATGAAGCCGGCTTTGGCACAAGCAATCGAGCTGATAGAAAAGGGATGATTGGTATCACCCAGCCACGGCGTGTTGCTGTTCTTGCCACATCCAAGAGGGTATCTTATGAGTTAGGACTGAAGCTAGGAAAGGAGGTTGGTTTTCAAGTTAGACATGACAAGCAGGTGGGAAATAAATGCTCCATCAAGTTCATGACAGATGGCATTTTGCTACGAGAGGTCCAG AGTGACTTTCTGTTGAAGCACTATTCGGTGATCATCTTGGACGAGGCACATGAAAGGAGTTTGAACACAGATATACTTATTGGGATGCTTTCTAGAGTTATAAAGGCACGCAAG TTTGTGTATGCAGACCAACAGAAACAAATACGCTCTGGGATGAAGATTGATCCGGCAGATATGGTTAGTCAGTTGAAAGTGGTCCTGATGAGTGCTACCTTGCAATTAAAAGACTTTATTTCAAACAGAAGATTGTTTGATGTGATTCCACCAGCTGTAGAGGTGCCAACACGACAATTTCCAGTAACAGTTCACTTCGCAAAGAGGACACATGATGATTATTTAGCGCAAGCTTATAAGAAAGTTCTGTCGATCCACAAGAGTCTACCACCAGGAGGAATCCTTGTATTTGTTACTGGACAACGAGAAGTGGATTATTTATGTAAGAAATTGCAAAGAGCATCGAAGCGGCAAATTGGTAAGAAGTCTGAAATGGTTGGAGACGAGTATGGTTCAAGACCAGAAGTAGAAGAGAAGGAAATTTTTGAAGCATATGATATTGATAGAACTGAACCTGAGCACCAAGACGGCATATTTTCCTCATATGGTGAAGATGAAACGGATGATGAGCTAAATGTTGCTTCTTCTGATGCTGAAACAGAGAGTGAGATGGATACTGACAGTGATGAGGAGGATTCTGTTGCACATGAAACCGCAGAAGATGGACCAGTGTTATCATTTTTAAAAGGTGCTGAGAGTTCATCTGTACTGAAGGCATCCTTTAAAGCTATATCAGGACAACCAGAAACTGCTGAGGAAGCGAGCAATGCTACAATTGCAGAAAAGTCAGGTCCTTCTGCTTCGCGTGCTAGGCTCCGTGTTTTACCACTTTATGCAATGCTACCAGCTTCGCAGCAGCTTAGAGTATTCCACGATATTCCTGAAGGGGAAAGATTAGTTGTTGTGGCAACTAATGTTGCAGAAACATCTTTAACAATTCCTGGCATAACATATGTGGTCGATACTGGAAAAGAAAAGGTTAAGAACTATGACCATGCTACTGGGATGGCAAGTTATGAAGTACAGTGGATAAGCAAGGCATCAGCATCCCAACGTGCTGGGAGAGCTGGAAGAACTGGGCCTGGGCACTGTTACCGTCTCTACTCAGGTGCAGCATACAGTAAAGATGATTTATTTCCTGATTTCACTGAGCCGGAGATCAAGAAAATGCCAGTTGAAGGCATTGTGCTTATGCTCAAGTCTATGAATATTGTTAAG GTTGAAAACTTTCCTTTCCCTACGCCTCCTAACAAGGAAAGTTTGGTTGAAGCTCAGCATTGCTTGAAGATATTGGAAGCAGTTGACAACCAAGAAAAACTTACATCAATGGGAAAGGCTATGGCGCAATACCCAATGAGCCCACGACATTCTCGTCTTCTTCTGACAATAATTAAAATGTTGAAGAGTCAGGAAGGATGTGCTAGATCTAACCTCATATTGGGATATGCAACTGCTGCTGCATCAGCTTTAAGTTATACCAATCCTTTTCAAGTTCAGGGCAACACTGATAGAGAAACAAATGAAGATGGCCCTGATCCAGAACATAAGGATCGACATGAAAGGAAGAGTCAGAAGAAGCTCAAAGCCATGGTTCGAGAAGCACGGAAAGATTTTTCCATCCCTAGCAGTGATGCTTTAACCATTTCCCATGCTTTACGGTCATTTGAGTGTTCTAAAAACCGAGTTGAGTTCTGCAGAGACTACTCGCTTCACCTGAAAACAATGGAAGAGATGTCAAAATTGAGAAAGCAGCTTCTTCGATTAATATTTAACTATAGCAAATTTTGTGATGAATTTGCTTGGAATTTTGGAGGCTCTCAGGATGTTGAACAGGCCTGGGGGAGTGAAACCAACAAAAAGCCAATGCTGAATGAAGAGGAAATTCTGGGGCAAGGAATATGTGCTGGGTGGGCTGATAGGGTTGCAAAGAAGATCAACACTTTCTCTGGATTGTCAAAAGAGGATCGAAAGGTTCGAGCTGCACGTTATCAATCTTGCGCTCTCAATGATATAATATATCTAAACCGATCATCTTCTGTTGCCCAAATTCCACCAGACTATGTAGTTTACTCCGAACTACTAAATACAAAGAGATCATACATGTATGGTGTGACCAGTGTAAAGCCAGGATGGCTTTTGAAATATGCTAGTTCTCTCTGCACCTTCTCAGCACCGCTGGAGGATCCAAAGCCCTACTATGAGCCTCAGAATGACCAGGTCTACTGTTATGTCAGTCCCATCTTTTGTCGACATAATTGGCAGCTTCCACTGCACAGTTTACCCATCAAAGATGCCACCCGTCGGGTGCAGATATTTGCATGGGCTTTGCTTAAAGGGGATGTCTTGCCATGTCTAAGGGTGGTTCAAAAGTTCCTGGCTCTGTCACCATCTGTTGTCCTGGGGCCTGCCAGCCAAAGAAGAGTTGGAGATCTTCTTAGCAGGATGAGTAAAAAGACAATATATAGCCGGGCAGCATTAAGAGATGCATGGAATACTGACCCAGATTTTCTTTATCCCGAGATTCAGGCGTGGATCCAGGATAAATATCAGAGCCAGCTTGGAGAAATATGGGAACAAATGCACCGAGAAGTTTGCCTCGAGGGGCGCGAACTTTTCCCGAAGAGGTTCAAGAAAGTTAAAGGGTAA